One window of Chitinispirillales bacterium ANBcel5 genomic DNA carries:
- a CDS encoding IS3 family transposase, with protein MVTKEIHRIYKEHKRRIGSIKMKKELDGCGIKAGKNRVASIMSNNGLRAKTHRKFRVVTTNSKHNLPVADNLLNRNFTVSEPNKVLVSDYHLY; from the coding sequence ATGGTAACCAAAGAAATTCATAGGATATACAAAGAACATAAAAGGCGAATCGGTAGCATTAAGATGAAAAAAGAACTGGATGGCTGTGGTATAAAGGCTGGAAAAAACCGTGTGGCTTCCATTATGAGCAATAATGGCCTCCGGGCCAAAACACACCGGAAGTTTAGAGTCGTTACGACAAATTCCAAGCACAACCTACCGGTCGCAGATAATCTTCTCAACCGTAATTTTACTGTATCTGAACCGAATAAAGTTCTGGTGAGTGATTATCACCTATATTAA
- a CDS encoding transposase translates to MGNRRYDEEFKREAVRMVVEDKRTHHSVEKALGIGNGVLKDWVAKYRQQNTIGSSGKKGDLEAENRELRKKVEQITRERDILKKAVTIFSREPNPYSGS, encoded by the coding sequence ATGGGTAACCGCAGGTATGATGAAGAATTCAAGAGAGAAGCAGTCCGCATGGTGGTTGAAGACAAAAGAACTCACCACTCAGTTGAAAAAGCTCTTGGTATTGGTAATGGTGTTTTGAAGGATTGGGTTGCAAAGTACAGACAACAAAATACCATTGGATCTTCCGGGAAAAAAGGAGACCTCGAAGCCGAAAACCGTGAGTTGAGAAAGAAAGTCGAACAGATCACAAGGGAGCGCGACATCTTAAAAAAAGCAGTGACCATCTTCTCAAGGGAACCGAATCCATATTCCGGTTCATAG
- a CDS encoding methyltransferase domain-containing protein, whose translation MQLLFSLKTYLSDCDNTSSLSSRLRKKRIKPLVTLINKISAEKGKVEILDIGGTRSYWNIAPPEVLKKTHITLLNTKEANDYDDEIFRFTKGNGCDLEQYDDNHFDIAHSNSVIEHVGNWENITQFASELKRVAQYYYVQTPNFFFPLEPHFMLPFFHWLPESIRVFIIMTIKTGCPKVPERDKALQYVRCINLLKRSQFKQLFPEAMIVSEKIAGVCKSFYAIKDSTMSAS comes from the coding sequence ATGCAGCTCCTTTTCTCGTTAAAAACGTATCTCAGTGATTGCGATAACACTTCATCACTTTCATCAAGACTTAGAAAAAAAAGGATTAAACCTTTAGTAACCCTGATAAACAAAATTAGTGCGGAAAAGGGAAAGGTAGAAATACTGGATATCGGTGGCACCAGAAGCTACTGGAATATTGCCCCTCCGGAGGTACTTAAAAAGACCCACATTACCCTTTTGAATACTAAAGAAGCAAATGATTACGATGACGAGATTTTTAGGTTTACCAAAGGAAATGGATGCGATCTGGAACAATACGATGACAATCACTTTGATATCGCTCACTCAAATTCCGTTATAGAGCATGTTGGTAACTGGGAAAACATTACACAATTTGCCAGTGAACTAAAACGTGTCGCACAGTATTACTATGTACAAACGCCCAATTTCTTTTTTCCACTTGAACCGCATTTTATGCTGCCCTTTTTTCACTGGCTCCCTGAAAGTATACGTGTATTTATAATTATGACTATCAAAACAGGTTGTCCTAAAGTACCGGAGAGGGATAAAGCGCTTCAATATGTTAGATGTATCAATCTTCTTAAAAGAAGCCAGTTCAAACAACTTTTTCCTGAAGCGATGATCGTTTCTGAGAAAATAGCAGGGGTTTGCAAATCCTTTTACGCTATCAAAGATAGCACTATGAGTGCATCGTGA